In Pseudobacter ginsenosidimutans, the following are encoded in one genomic region:
- a CDS encoding SusC/RagA family TonB-linked outer membrane protein: MRSPLPGRADGRGLKWMHPWKDRLTKTILVMKMISVLLLVSLMTAYGNGKAQTVTLSGKDIPMKQVFEKIRIQTGFEFIWDKNTLEEASPVTVDIRNMPLKQALDICFEGQPLRYSFIDKVIAITRKPVSLLQVFQEAAVITGRVLAEDKKLPLEGVNIAVKGTGLGTTTDAQGNFVIAAEPGQVLVISFVGYTTQEVKVGSATSYIVNLKVAVTNLDQTVVVGYGTQSKRNVTGSIAKVAELKAEENITGNVFNAMQGRVAGLQVRGFDGTPGSQPNFSIRGVQTINSSNISPLIVVDGLIVDAGAGTVTTNAPNFNFSNINPQDIESIEVLKDASSSAIYGARGAQGVILITTKRGKANSRSAVNVNTYYGLTNSTLGYRAMNTQQYEAAFKEARQNRIGDIDKLLNAGGLTPGRIQVLEDEKDLLEYEINSFKLGTSSGVYENDWVKKITNKNAVTQNIQASLSGGNLNNTYYFSFGRYSEENTIGRGRFNRYSGKLALTQKVNKWLKIGADLNVSLSESKDLNSPLIDAFGARPDMPDSIPFNPDGTVGYWIELTTHPLAGNYQTSLVTRNWNYLGNAFGEVSIMPGLTFKSTLAGVRSQSGTIGFYSPLSMYGQYNSGQHNDNGSSGLQYTFNNTLTYQLAVSSLRGISFWGRSIIRTNLQPQVFPFLASRQVRGSGIPVMVLPMEAICMRTALIPKRANPISCVPT, from the coding sequence ATGAGATCCCCTCTGCCCGGAAGGGCTGATGGGAGAGGTCTGAAATGGATGCATCCATGGAAAGACCGGCTAACCAAAACGATCCTGGTAATGAAAATGATCAGTGTATTACTCCTCGTTTCTTTGATGACTGCTTACGGTAATGGTAAAGCGCAAACCGTTACGCTGTCAGGAAAAGACATCCCCATGAAACAGGTGTTTGAGAAGATCCGTATCCAAACGGGTTTTGAATTCATCTGGGACAAGAACACGCTGGAAGAAGCGAGTCCGGTTACAGTGGATATCAGGAACATGCCCCTGAAACAGGCGCTGGACATCTGTTTCGAGGGCCAGCCTCTCCGGTATTCATTTATCGATAAGGTAATTGCTATCACCCGGAAGCCAGTTTCACTATTGCAGGTATTCCAGGAAGCTGCAGTAATTACGGGCCGTGTACTGGCTGAAGATAAAAAGCTGCCACTCGAAGGAGTGAACATTGCAGTGAAAGGAACGGGCCTGGGAACAACTACCGATGCGCAGGGTAATTTCGTAATTGCTGCTGAGCCCGGGCAGGTGCTCGTGATCAGCTTCGTAGGCTATACCACGCAGGAAGTGAAAGTAGGTTCAGCAACCAGCTATATCGTGAATCTCAAGGTAGCGGTCACCAATCTGGATCAAACTGTGGTGGTGGGCTATGGCACCCAAAGCAAAAGGAATGTAACAGGTTCCATTGCCAAAGTAGCAGAATTGAAAGCTGAAGAGAATATCACCGGGAACGTATTCAACGCCATGCAGGGCAGGGTAGCGGGCCTGCAGGTAAGAGGCTTCGATGGCACTCCTGGCTCTCAACCCAATTTCAGTATCCGTGGTGTTCAAACCATCAACAGCTCAAATATCAGTCCGCTGATAGTGGTGGATGGACTGATAGTTGATGCCGGTGCAGGCACCGTAACAACCAATGCTCCCAATTTCAATTTCAGTAATATCAACCCGCAGGATATAGAATCCATAGAAGTATTGAAAGACGCATCCTCCTCTGCTATCTACGGCGCAAGAGGTGCACAGGGTGTGATCCTGATCACCACCAAAAGAGGTAAGGCAAACAGTAGGTCTGCCGTGAATGTGAATACTTATTACGGTCTTACCAACTCTACGCTCGGATACAGGGCAATGAACACCCAGCAGTATGAAGCAGCTTTCAAGGAAGCCCGGCAGAACAGGATCGGGGATATCGATAAGCTGTTGAATGCGGGTGGGCTCACTCCCGGAAGGATACAGGTACTGGAGGATGAGAAAGACCTGCTCGAATATGAGATCAACTCTTTCAAACTGGGCACATCAAGCGGTGTTTATGAAAACGATTGGGTGAAAAAGATCACCAACAAGAATGCCGTTACGCAAAATATTCAGGCAAGCCTGTCTGGCGGCAATCTCAACAATACCTATTATTTTTCTTTCGGCAGATACTCTGAAGAAAATACCATCGGACGTGGCCGCTTCAACCGCTATTCAGGTAAATTGGCGCTTACGCAGAAAGTGAACAAATGGTTGAAAATAGGAGCTGATCTTAATGTGTCACTTTCTGAAAGTAAAGACCTGAATTCTCCATTGATCGACGCCTTTGGCGCCCGCCCGGATATGCCTGATTCCATTCCTTTCAACCCGGATGGAACTGTGGGATATTGGATCGAATTAACTACCCATCCATTGGCAGGAAATTACCAGACCAGCCTTGTTACCAGGAACTGGAATTACCTGGGAAATGCTTTTGGCGAAGTTTCCATTATGCCCGGGCTCACTTTCAAATCAACACTGGCCGGAGTGCGAAGCCAATCCGGCACCATCGGCTTCTATAGCCCCTTATCAATGTACGGTCAATACAATAGTGGACAGCATAATGATAACGGAAGTAGCGGTCTTCAATATACTTTCAATAACACGCTCACATATCAACTGGCTGTTAGCAGCCTGCGCGGGATATCCTTCTGGGGCAGGAGTATTATCAGAACAAACTTACAACCACAGGTTTTTCCATTTTTGGCTTCCCGTCAAGTGAGGGGCTCTGGTATCCCGGTAATGGTTCTTCCTATGGAAGCAATATGTATGAGAACCGCACTTATTCCGAAGCGGGCGAATCCTATTTCATGCGTACCAACCTGA
- a CDS encoding TonB-dependent receptor domain-containing protein — MYENRTYSEAGESYFMRTNLSWDNKYLLSASMRRDGTSKLTGKNRYSWFPALSAGWIISDEAFFSSNPIISFLKLKSGIGLTGNIRTLGYFDFADMVNTGTYLGKPTLQLNNIRGNRDLNWERTKQFDAGIEARFLNNKLSMTLEFYQKRTDGLLTTLNTPLSSGGYSSQRGNLGTVQNKGIDLELSYNSKATSRDQFSWNAGIALNFNRNKIIYLRDSIMGYGYYMPGGPMPFVKKGQSVGSLRLYKSLGVDPNTGDLMYEDRNKDGKISAADQDYIPVAQPKLAGGFNLGASWHGFSLNTSFTFSVGNKLYNLDDQYSRVYSIDWSGVMSNRPEFATDRWRKPGDNSYYPRAIVGPHGAGQTEDWNTLPSTHYLFDASYLRLRNVTLAYQFDEKLLKRAGIPAIRLYTSFQNVFVIKNRNLKLADPEVGIETGIQYSFVPIPRTIAFGIDITL, encoded by the coding sequence ATGTATGAGAACCGCACTTATTCCGAAGCGGGCGAATCCTATTTCATGCGTACCAACCTGAGCTGGGATAACAAATACCTGCTCAGCGCAAGTATGCGTAGAGACGGTACATCCAAACTAACAGGTAAGAACAGGTATTCCTGGTTCCCCGCACTGTCTGCAGGATGGATCATTTCCGATGAAGCTTTCTTCAGCAGCAATCCGATCATTTCTTTCCTGAAACTGAAATCAGGTATTGGACTTACCGGCAATATCCGTACGCTGGGGTATTTCGACTTCGCGGATATGGTGAATACCGGCACCTACCTGGGAAAGCCAACATTACAGCTCAACAATATCCGCGGGAACCGCGACCTCAATTGGGAAAGGACCAAACAATTTGATGCAGGTATTGAAGCAAGGTTCCTGAACAATAAGCTCTCCATGACCCTCGAGTTCTATCAGAAAAGAACGGATGGTCTGCTTACAACGCTGAACACTCCATTGTCTTCCGGCGGTTACTCATCACAGAGAGGAAACCTCGGCACCGTGCAGAACAAGGGTATCGATCTCGAATTGTCTTACAACAGCAAAGCCACCAGCAGGGACCAGTTCTCCTGGAATGCAGGAATCGCCCTCAACTTCAACAGGAACAAGATCATTTATCTCCGCGACTCCATAATGGGGTATGGTTATTATATGCCAGGCGGTCCTATGCCTTTTGTGAAAAAAGGACAATCAGTAGGATCACTCCGTTTGTACAAGTCGCTGGGCGTGGATCCCAATACCGGCGATCTTATGTATGAAGACAGGAACAAGGATGGAAAGATCAGCGCAGCAGATCAGGATTATATCCCTGTGGCACAACCGAAACTTGCCGGAGGTTTCAATCTCGGTGCCAGCTGGCATGGCTTCTCCCTGAATACCAGCTTCACCTTCAGTGTGGGCAACAAACTGTACAATCTTGACGATCAGTACAGCCGCGTGTACAGCATCGACTGGTCAGGCGTAATGTCCAACAGGCCTGAGTTTGCTACGGACAGGTGGAGAAAGCCCGGAGACAACAGCTATTATCCCCGCGCCATCGTAGGGCCGCATGGAGCCGGTCAGACGGAAGACTGGAATACGCTTCCTTCTACTCATTATCTTTTCGATGCATCTTACCTGCGCCTGAGGAATGTGACCCTCGCTTACCAGTTCGATGAAAAACTGCTGAAGCGGGCCGGCATCCCTGCCATTCGCTTGTACACCTCATTCCAGAATGTGTTCGTGATCAAGAACAGGAACCTGAAACTGGCCGACCCCGAAGTGGGGATCGAAACAGGCATTCAGTATTCCTTCGTGCCCATTCCAAGGACCATCGCATTCGGAATCGATATCACTTTATAA
- a CDS encoding RagB/SusD family nutrient uptake outer membrane protein: protein MKRRYFFPIHICVFFCCIFSSCSKMLDDPYPDMSIGENQIRPADIPLLVNGAYSKIQGISNQTYPLFDIYADDVISIQGGTSTMFNPQSYEACNVNPADGFGNGSYYNSSYTAIGNANFIINFIRSRDLSSLNKELGEALAIRAFCYYRLVQAYSGVVITLGPNEDPAELKRPKNSEEEVYARIFTDLTDAEKLLPSFTTANAMSKEALQLLRARIHLNRGERTEAKKYAELVIGSSATALSADFTSNFRYGNSGNKEMLFRLIEGPAVYGYDRAGMFPLFSPGLPYRRPTGATGNGQTWLNPDLVNAYEPGDTRAVMLKEQFASSAGKVVTFLMKFSTDTVQQSNAFVVYPMIRLSEAYLISAEVDARDGVVNVARYNELRQKRNLPGKSTADFTDANDFLNEIEWERRREFVGEGLRWQDMKRFGKAVSWLTSKGQPDTKTLLPFPNSELVRNPKLEQNEGYNL from the coding sequence ATGAAACGGAGATATTTCTTCCCCATACATATATGCGTATTCTTCTGCTGCATTTTTTCATCCTGCAGCAAAATGCTGGACGATCCATATCCTGACATGAGTATTGGTGAGAACCAGATCAGGCCTGCCGATATCCCTTTGCTGGTGAACGGAGCCTACTCAAAGATCCAGGGCATCAGTAACCAGACCTATCCCTTATTTGATATCTATGCCGATGATGTGATCTCCATACAGGGAGGAACATCCACCATGTTCAATCCTCAAAGCTATGAGGCCTGCAACGTGAACCCCGCCGATGGTTTTGGGAATGGTTCCTATTACAACTCTTCGTATACTGCTATCGGTAATGCCAATTTCATTATCAACTTCATCAGGTCAAGGGACCTGTCAAGTTTGAACAAGGAACTTGGCGAAGCACTGGCCATCCGCGCATTCTGTTATTACCGGCTGGTGCAGGCATACAGCGGGGTAGTGATAACACTGGGCCCAAATGAAGATCCGGCCGAGCTCAAACGTCCGAAGAACAGTGAAGAAGAAGTATACGCCCGCATTTTCACTGATCTCACCGATGCGGAGAAACTACTGCCATCCTTTACTACAGCCAATGCGATGTCTAAAGAAGCATTGCAGTTATTACGCGCCAGGATCCATCTGAACAGGGGAGAGAGAACAGAAGCGAAGAAATATGCAGAACTGGTGATCGGTTCATCAGCAACAGCGCTGTCCGCTGATTTCACCAGCAATTTCAGGTACGGGAATTCCGGAAATAAAGAAATGCTCTTTCGTTTGATAGAAGGCCCGGCTGTATATGGCTATGACCGCGCAGGCATGTTCCCCTTGTTCAGTCCCGGACTTCCTTACCGCCGGCCAACCGGTGCTACCGGTAATGGACAGACCTGGCTCAACCCCGATCTGGTAAATGCATACGAACCTGGCGATACACGCGCAGTAATGTTGAAAGAGCAGTTTGCCAGCAGCGCCGGAAAGGTAGTTACCTTCCTCATGAAATTCTCTACAGATACAGTTCAGCAATCCAACGCCTTTGTGGTATACCCGATGATCAGGCTCAGTGAGGCCTATCTTATCTCCGCTGAAGTGGATGCACGCGATGGTGTTGTGAATGTAGCCCGCTACAATGAGCTCAGGCAGAAAAGGAACCTGCCCGGTAAATCAACAGCTGACTTCACCGATGCCAATGATTTTTTGAATGAGATCGAATGGGAACGCAGAAGGGAATTTGTGGGCGAAGGCCTGCGCTGGCAGGATATGAAGCGGTTTGGCAAAGCCGTTAGCTGGCTCACTTCGAAAGGACAACCCGATACAAAGACCCTTCTTCCGTTTCCCAACTCTGAACTGGTGAGGAATCCAAAACTGGAACAGAACGAAGGATATAATCTGTAA
- a CDS encoding TlpA disulfide reductase family protein: MMKRIWMLQVLILLVIANATAQKFKLNGKLGKKAEGQKLMLSWQKGNTYHADSAIVKNGKFTIAGELVDPVKGYLRVVKADADEQQDTDNAELFLEPGNITLIAVNGRLGSATIKGGPGQSDFIELQKRLRPANDKVALIIDSMASGFGINEEVIRRFQKSYHDIYAEMRVTKAAFVADYPDSYLSLDLVREQSAIIEYEKFGPLFYTLSERLRKTASANAMEARLEIAKKTAIGQPAMDFVLNDTTGTPLSLSSLKGKYVLVDFWASWCGPCRQENPYLVKAYEKFSNSGFQILSVSIDTQKPAWLKAIREDGLNWLHASDLKGGKGEVARMYDIRAVPQNFLVDPNGVIIAKNLRSQQLEEKLNEVLK; the protein is encoded by the coding sequence ATGATGAAGAGAATATGGATGTTGCAGGTTTTGATCCTTTTGGTGATCGCTAATGCAACTGCGCAGAAATTCAAGCTCAACGGTAAATTGGGAAAGAAGGCAGAAGGTCAGAAGCTGATGCTCTCCTGGCAAAAAGGAAATACCTATCATGCCGATTCAGCGATCGTCAAAAATGGTAAGTTCACCATTGCCGGTGAGCTGGTTGATCCGGTTAAGGGATATCTGAGGGTGGTCAAAGCTGATGCTGACGAACAGCAGGATACCGATAACGCAGAACTGTTCCTGGAACCAGGTAATATCACACTCATTGCTGTAAACGGGAGGCTGGGTTCCGCCACCATCAAAGGCGGTCCGGGACAATCAGACTTCATAGAATTGCAGAAGCGGTTGAGACCAGCCAATGATAAGGTGGCGCTGATCATTGATAGCATGGCGAGTGGCTTCGGGATAAATGAAGAAGTCATTCGGAGGTTCCAGAAATCGTATCATGATATTTATGCAGAAATGCGTGTAACGAAAGCTGCATTTGTGGCTGATTATCCCGATTCCTACCTGAGCCTTGATCTCGTAAGGGAACAGAGCGCCATTATCGAATATGAAAAATTCGGTCCGCTTTTCTATACACTCAGTGAGCGTCTCAGGAAAACGGCTTCGGCAAATGCCATGGAAGCAAGACTGGAGATCGCAAAAAAGACGGCCATCGGTCAGCCGGCCATGGACTTTGTTTTGAACGATACTACAGGAACTCCACTTTCTCTTTCTTCACTGAAAGGTAAATATGTACTGGTTGATTTCTGGGCCAGCTGGTGCGGGCCATGTCGCCAGGAAAATCCTTACCTGGTGAAGGCTTATGAAAAATTCAGCAACAGTGGATTCCAGATCCTTAGTGTTTCGATAGACACACAGAAACCAGCCTGGCTGAAAGCTATCCGTGAAGATGGCCTGAACTGGCTGCATGCAAGTGATCTGAAAGGAGGAAAGGGCGAAGTGGCCAGGATGTACGATATCAGGGCAGTGCCCCAGAATTTCCTGGTAGACCCCAATGGCGTGATCATCGCAAAGAATCTGCGATCACAACAACTGGAAGAAAAATTGAATGAAGTATTGAAATGA
- a CDS encoding YajQ family cyclic di-GMP-binding protein, giving the protein MPSFDIVSKVDAQMLDNAVNVVTKEITNRFDFKNSHVVIDLDKKEYKIKLEADDDMKLRQIIDVLISRAHKQGIAPQAFDFSKDSYHSGKYQKQEVSVRNGLKQEDAKKIVKLIKDSGLKVQASINDDMVRVTGKKIDDLQEVIKLCREADLGLALQYENMRS; this is encoded by the coding sequence ATGCCTTCATTCGATATCGTCAGCAAGGTAGATGCCCAGATGCTGGACAATGCCGTTAATGTTGTAACCAAAGAAATCACCAACCGTTTCGATTTCAAGAATTCCCATGTGGTGATCGACCTCGATAAAAAAGAATATAAGATCAAGCTGGAAGCCGATGATGATATGAAGCTCCGGCAGATCATCGATGTGCTCATCAGCAGGGCGCACAAGCAGGGCATTGCTCCGCAGGCTTTCGACTTCAGCAAGGACTCTTATCATAGTGGCAAATACCAGAAACAGGAAGTGAGTGTAAGAAACGGACTGAAACAGGAAGATGCCAAGAAGATCGTGAAGCTGATCAAGGATTCAGGATTGAAAGTGCAGGCGAGCATCAATGATGATATGGTAAGGGTAACTGGTAAAAAGATCGATGATCTGCAGGAAGTGATCAAGCTCTGCAGGGAAGCTGATCTGGGTTTGGCGCTTCAGTACGAGAATATGCGTAGCTAG
- a CDS encoding type B 50S ribosomal protein L31, whose translation MKKELHPGSYRFVIFKDMSNGVTFLSRSTAPSKETLKWEDGNEYPLIKLEISSTSHPFFTGQNVLVDTAGRIDKFKKRYEKKK comes from the coding sequence ATGAAAAAGGAACTCCACCCCGGTAGTTACCGGTTTGTTATTTTTAAGGACATGTCAAATGGCGTAACATTTCTCAGCCGCTCTACCGCTCCGAGCAAGGAGACCCTGAAATGGGAAGATGGCAATGAGTATCCGCTGATCAAGCTTGAGATTTCTTCTACATCTCACCCTTTCTTCACCGGACAGAATGTACTGGTTGATACAGCAGGTAGAATTGACAAGTTCAAGAAGCGTTACGAAAAGAAAAAATAA
- a CDS encoding putative sugar nucleotidyl transferase, protein MQVYLNESEVRDQLFPFSQVRSVPDIRVGILTIREKWEMLLGYPVQLADSANGIPAGAQLIAANIIPTKAFVASLKTNPAEPDWESVRVLQYPWHIFQFNDWAIREDFELITADRSSTPVRDTSVQAINPSQIFIEPGARLQHCILNAATGPIYIGRNAEIMEGSLIRGPFALGEDGVVKMGAKIYGATTIGPGCVAGGEIKNSVMMGYSNKAHDGYLGDAVLGEWCNLGAGTSNSNLKNNASDVKVWHQPSKQYLAAGIKCGLLMGDYSRAAINTSFYTGTVVGICANVFGDGIPPRFVPSFTWGNKGLSKYEFEKALTDIEVWKKFKHQHLTEEEIKRLRTIFEGS, encoded by the coding sequence ATGCAGGTTTATCTGAATGAATCGGAAGTCCGGGATCAGCTGTTTCCTTTTTCGCAGGTCCGCTCCGTGCCCGACATCAGGGTTGGTATCCTTACCATTCGTGAGAAATGGGAAATGCTGCTGGGATATCCCGTGCAGCTGGCTGATTCAGCAAATGGAATCCCTGCAGGAGCACAGCTCATCGCCGCCAATATCATTCCTACAAAGGCTTTTGTGGCATCGCTCAAGACAAACCCGGCGGAACCCGACTGGGAATCGGTAAGGGTGTTACAATATCCCTGGCATATCTTTCAATTCAATGACTGGGCCATCAGAGAGGATTTTGAATTGATAACAGCCGACAGGAGTTCAACTCCTGTCCGGGATACTTCAGTTCAAGCCATCAATCCTTCACAGATCTTCATCGAGCCCGGCGCCAGGCTTCAGCACTGTATCCTCAATGCGGCTACTGGTCCCATTTATATCGGCCGCAATGCCGAGATCATGGAAGGCTCCCTGATCCGTGGGCCATTTGCATTGGGTGAAGATGGCGTAGTGAAGATGGGAGCGAAGATATACGGCGCTACAACTATTGGCCCCGGTTGCGTGGCAGGAGGAGAGATCAAGAACAGCGTAATGATGGGCTATTCCAACAAAGCGCACGATGGTTACCTGGGTGATGCAGTATTGGGTGAATGGTGCAATCTTGGCGCAGGTACCTCCAATTCCAATCTCAAGAACAATGCCTCCGATGTAAAAGTTTGGCATCAGCCTTCCAAGCAATACCTTGCCGCGGGCATCAAATGCGGATTGCTGATGGGCGATTATTCCCGTGCAGCCATCAACACATCTTTCTACACCGGCACAGTGGTGGGCATCTGCGCCAATGTATTTGGAGATGGTATTCCTCCCAGGTTCGTGCCCAGCTTTACCTGGGGCAATAAGGGACTGAGCAAATATGAATTCGAAAAAGCACTCACCGATATTGAGGTCTGGAAGAAATTCAAACACCAGCACCTCACGGAAGAGGAAATAAAACGATTGCGGACTATTTTTGAAGGATCATAA